From a region of the Corynebacterium aurimucosum genome:
- a CDS encoding ABC transporter ATP-binding protein, whose amino-acid sequence MNERSIATSVDAHNVSFTYPLGARPGIQGVSDVSFSVSPGQCLLITGDSGSGKSTVLKLINGLIPHFNPGELLGTITIIKDDQAFTPAEEPLSRAIEFSASVFQNPRTQFFTESVNAELAFGLENLGVDPKEIESRIQSAVELLGINDLRGRRFKELSGGQLQTVACACALVSPGSLVLLDEPTSNLSMESIDILARVLHRLKELGTTIIIADHRLFFLKDIADQVIYLTQGKITRSFRAQEFYALDEPERKQLGLRSLHHVPLPASVPVPPTLANADPQRSGLELSNICFSYGAHEVLNIDHAFFPSGEVTALIGPNGAGKTTLARIICGLASPKRGGSLRLNSKRVGAAARRRAAYMVMQDVGRQLFAATTEEEVTLGLAKKKRDHIDVNEILHRLDLAGMAQRHPQSLSGGQRQRLAIASAQAEQAAIYIFDEPTSGVGWRQLQSISALLRSLAASGAVVIVITHDHEFIQESVTRIIDMTDINKN is encoded by the coding sequence ATGAACGAACGCAGTATCGCAACCAGTGTAGACGCCCACAACGTTTCTTTTACATATCCATTGGGAGCTCGGCCAGGCATTCAAGGTGTATCTGATGTGTCTTTTTCTGTCTCTCCAGGACAGTGTCTACTGATTACCGGTGATTCCGGATCGGGAAAGTCCACGGTACTCAAGTTGATCAACGGACTCATCCCCCATTTCAATCCAGGAGAGCTACTAGGCACCATCACTATTATAAAGGATGACCAGGCTTTTACCCCTGCGGAAGAACCGCTGTCCCGAGCCATCGAGTTCAGCGCCTCAGTATTCCAGAATCCAAGGACACAATTTTTCACTGAAAGCGTCAATGCAGAATTGGCCTTCGGGCTAGAAAACCTTGGTGTAGATCCCAAAGAAATTGAGTCGAGGATTCAATCAGCGGTCGAGCTACTAGGCATTAACGATCTTCGGGGCCGGCGATTCAAAGAATTATCCGGTGGGCAGTTACAAACCGTGGCATGCGCATGCGCGCTTGTGTCCCCGGGCAGTCTCGTGCTTCTCGATGAACCCACGTCCAATCTCTCCATGGAAAGCATCGATATTCTTGCACGCGTGCTACACCGCTTGAAGGAATTAGGCACAACGATCATTATCGCTGATCACCGTCTCTTTTTCTTAAAAGATATCGCTGACCAAGTTATTTACTTGACTCAGGGAAAAATAACGCGGAGTTTCCGCGCTCAGGAGTTTTATGCCTTAGACGAACCCGAACGCAAACAATTGGGGCTACGCAGCTTACACCATGTTCCCCTGCCCGCGAGCGTGCCGGTACCACCCACGCTCGCAAACGCCGATCCCCAGCGGAGCGGACTCGAGCTAAGCAACATCTGTTTTTCTTATGGCGCACATGAGGTATTAAACATTGACCACGCATTTTTCCCCAGCGGCGAAGTCACCGCCTTAATCGGGCCCAACGGCGCTGGAAAAACCACCCTCGCCAGGATCATTTGTGGTCTTGCTTCTCCCAAACGCGGCGGTAGTCTCCGTTTGAACAGCAAACGAGTAGGAGCGGCTGCCCGCAGACGTGCCGCGTACATGGTGATGCAAGATGTTGGCCGCCAATTATTCGCAGCCACCACCGAAGAAGAAGTCACGCTCGGACTGGCAAAGAAGAAGCGGGACCACATCGATGTCAATGAGATTCTCCATCGCCTCGATCTGGCAGGAATGGCCCAACGGCATCCGCAGTCTCTGTCCGGTGGGCAACGGCAACGCTTAGCCATAGCTTCAGCCCAAGCCGAGCAAGCAGCGATCTACATCTTCGATGAACCTACCTCTGGCGTGGGCTGGCGCCAACTGCAATCCATCTCTGCGCTACTTCGATCTCTTGCAGCAAGCGGAGCAGTGGTCATCGTCATCACCCATGACCACGAATTCATCCAAGAATCAGTCACCAGAATCATCGATATGACTGACATCAACAAGAATTGA
- a CDS encoding energy-coupling factor transporter transmembrane component T family protein — MSLQKQGVLRRSSIDPRTVLLSVLVINAVALSHGHLPTLLISIAFSSIALATVKPHYGLICLFAFTLSYLGYWGLLQLPGSTFFAFSAAIFSWLSRFVISMSIGAFGLLTLTPSTLTSALRDLRLPGWATIPPAVFLRVLPIIVAEAKAIRDAMVLRGLQPGVKSWITQPTQSSAMLIIPLLGAVVRAGDELAASALVRGLGGPARPTTTADLSFKLVDATALAGLGLVVASVWLPTEVHL; from the coding sequence GTGAGCCTGCAAAAACAGGGCGTGCTTCGTCGATCTTCGATCGATCCACGGACCGTGCTGCTTTCTGTTCTAGTAATCAATGCGGTAGCTCTCAGCCACGGCCACCTACCGACACTGCTGATTTCTATCGCTTTCAGCTCCATCGCACTAGCTACAGTAAAGCCACACTATGGTCTTATTTGCCTGTTCGCTTTTACATTATCCTATCTAGGGTACTGGGGCCTATTACAGCTTCCTGGCTCCACATTTTTCGCTTTTTCAGCGGCAATTTTTTCGTGGCTAAGCCGTTTTGTCATCAGCATGTCCATCGGCGCATTCGGCTTGCTCACTCTCACACCATCCACGTTGACCTCAGCACTGCGGGACCTGCGTTTACCAGGCTGGGCCACCATTCCACCGGCGGTATTCCTGCGCGTTTTGCCGATCATCGTGGCAGAAGCCAAAGCCATCCGCGATGCCATGGTCCTTCGGGGTCTCCAGCCTGGAGTAAAAAGCTGGATCACACAGCCCACACAATCGTCCGCGATGTTGATCATCCCCTTATTAGGTGCCGTCGTCCGCGCTGGTGATGAGCTCGCTGCCTCTGCTCTTGTCCGGGGATTGGGAGGACCCGCACGCCCAACCACCACCGCCGATCTTTCCTTCAAGCTTGTCGATGCAACTGCACTAGCTGGGTTGGGCCTCGTTGTTGCCTCTGTCTGGCTTCCCACGGAGGTCCACTTATGA
- a CDS encoding MptD family putative ECF transporter S component encodes MTQQSSTPARSTSSSSGATARLNTRDLINAGIFAALYFVITFVSGMIGFAGPQFMFIGWFIAAIANGIVLALYAARTPKMGAFTLVGGINGLAFMLTGHYFWTLLGSIILGFIADLIITKSHLSIAKSFPIAYSVFCVWISMPFIPLILDTDSYYVDIADQMGQEYADAMSDIFQPWTIGVLAICALIVGFIGGKVGVRVSRKHFESAGLL; translated from the coding sequence ATGACCCAACAGTCCTCTACGCCCGCACGGAGTACAAGCTCATCCAGTGGGGCGACGGCACGTTTAAACACCAGAGATCTCATCAACGCTGGTATCTTTGCTGCACTTTACTTTGTAATCACCTTTGTAAGCGGAATGATTGGATTCGCAGGACCACAATTCATGTTTATTGGATGGTTCATCGCGGCAATCGCAAACGGAATCGTGCTAGCGCTTTATGCCGCCCGCACGCCCAAAATGGGTGCTTTCACCCTCGTCGGTGGTATTAACGGACTAGCATTCATGCTCACCGGACACTACTTCTGGACCCTGCTGGGAAGCATAATTCTAGGGTTTATCGCGGATTTGATTATTACAAAAAGCCACCTCAGTATTGCCAAATCCTTCCCTATTGCCTACAGCGTCTTCTGTGTCTGGATTTCTATGCCTTTTATCCCGCTAATTCTGGATACGGACTCCTACTACGTCGATATCGCAGACCAAATGGGTCAAGAATATGCCGATGCCATGTCGGATATCTTCCAGCCATGGACCATTGGAGTACTGGCCATTTGTGCGCTCATCGTCGGCTTTATCGGAGGAAAGGTCGGAGTTCGCGTCAGCCGCAAACACTTTGAAAGCGCTGGTCTCCTGTGA
- a CDS encoding replication protein RepA, with protein MQPPHTPDERRAKLEAVKELARQQEHDAAQELLQAQDVGYTSKLFVQALFPYRNPDSNERKITTAEGTISVYSPNGLPYGKYPRLIMAYIITRAVANAGRLKEGKIDNEEARRIPLGHSMSHFLQAIGVTGRGTGGVHGNLSRIREQILRLASSSITAQSDNGVHARGHNTQILEDWNLWFDPRDPNQGSFMESELVLTPQFFRHIAEAPIPIDLNVLRELSKPRAMDLYIWLTVKQYWLHKNNREAYTFTWDMIAANFATKQLNTAVQRRDFRNEIKKAILELTTAWPEAGIEASTDGVTVTKTAPSVQQKAPRPGLD; from the coding sequence ATGCAGCCCCCACACACGCCAGACGAGCGTCGCGCCAAGCTCGAAGCAGTCAAGGAACTAGCCCGTCAGCAAGAACACGACGCCGCACAAGAACTCCTCCAAGCCCAAGATGTCGGCTACACCTCCAAGCTGTTTGTCCAAGCACTGTTCCCCTACCGCAACCCTGACAGCAACGAGCGGAAAATAACTACCGCCGAGGGCACTATTAGCGTCTACTCACCCAACGGGCTTCCCTACGGCAAGTACCCACGCCTCATCATGGCCTACATCATCACCCGCGCCGTAGCTAATGCCGGTCGCCTCAAAGAAGGAAAAATCGACAACGAGGAAGCACGCCGCATTCCACTCGGGCACTCCATGAGTCACTTCCTTCAAGCAATCGGCGTCACCGGACGTGGCACCGGAGGCGTGCATGGAAATCTCTCTAGAATCCGCGAACAGATTCTACGCCTAGCCAGCTCTTCAATAACCGCCCAAAGCGACAATGGAGTTCACGCGCGAGGCCATAATACCCAGATTCTCGAAGACTGGAACCTCTGGTTCGACCCACGCGACCCCAACCAAGGCAGCTTCATGGAATCAGAACTAGTACTCACCCCACAGTTCTTCCGCCACATTGCAGAAGCTCCCATCCCCATCGACCTCAACGTCCTGCGCGAGCTGAGCAAGCCCCGAGCAATGGACCTCTACATCTGGCTCACCGTCAAGCAATACTGGCTCCACAAAAACAACCGCGAAGCCTACACCTTCACCTGGGACATGATCGCCGCCAACTTCGCCACCAAGCAACTAAACACCGCAGTCCAGCGGCGCGATTTCCGAAACGAGATAAAGAAAGCCATTCTTGAGCTCACGACAGCGTGGCCAGAAGCAGGAATCGAAGCGAGCACGGACGGCGTGACCGTCACAAAAACTGCCCCATCAGTTCAGCAGAAAGCACCTCGTCCTGGACTCGATTAG